The following coding sequences are from one Octopus sinensis unplaced genomic scaffold, ASM634580v1 Contig07158, whole genome shotgun sequence window:
- the LOC115227794 gene encoding leucine-rich repeat-containing protein 70-like → SLSSNDIKELKPDTFRNLSSLTSLYLSHNHIQAINETTFQNLSSLKTLFLSYNHIQAINETTFQNLPSLETLDLEDNNIQEIKVGTFQNLSNLTELYLNGNNIDKIEIGTFDDLTRLTYLDLSENDIQAINETTFQNLSSLETLNLKDNNIQEIKVGTFQNLSNLTELVLWNNKLQEIKVGTFSNLSRLSYLDLDGNDIKEVKAETFQNLLSLSTLYLSYNDIKEIKVDTFRNLSSFTYLSAKSLFLIVFR, encoded by the exons ATCTTTGAGTTCTAATGATATCAAAGAACTCAAACCAGACACCTTCCGAAATCTGTCCAGTTTAACAAGTCT GTATTTGAGTCATAACCATATCCAAGCAATCAACGAAACCACTTTCCAAAATCTCTCCAGTTTAAAAACTCT GTTTTTGAGTTATAACCATATCCAAGCAATCAACGAAACCACTTTCCAAAATCTTCCCAGTTTAGAAACTCT GGATTTGGAGGATAATAATATCCAAGAAATAAAAGTAGGAACATTCCAAAATCTGTCCAATTTAACAGAACT atatttgaATGGAAATAATATCGACAAAATTGAAATAGGGACATTCGATGATCTGACCAGGTTAACATATCT GGATTTGAGTGAAAACGATATCCAAGCAATCAACGAAACCACTTTCCAAAATCTCTCCAGTTTAGAAACTCT GAATTTGAAGGATAATAATATCCAAGAAATAAAAGTAGGAACATTCCAAAATCTGTCCAATTTAACAGAACT GGTTTTGTGGAATAATAAACTCCAGGAAATCAAAGTAGGAACCTTCAGTAATCTTTCCAGGTTATCATATCT agATTTGGATGGTAATGACATCAAGGAAGTCAAGGCAGAAACATTCCAAAATCTTTTGAGTTTAAGTACACT ATATTTGAGTTATAATGACATCAAAGAAATCAAAGTAGACACCTTCCGAAATCTGTCCAGTTTCACATATCTGTCAGCTAAATCATTGTTTCTTATAGTATTTCGTTGA